In Acinetobacter sp. C32I, one genomic interval encodes:
- a CDS encoding MFS transporter produces the protein MSSAVPHSAFAAFASRDFKLLTVNQCCLTFAVLIQEVLVAFHLYQITKNPLILGLVGIMDFLPFLALSLWGGYIADRFNRQRILQISFSFAIPLSIGLWICFDLYNTQTLSANVLLIATFSILFLFGCIRGIYSPCFNSLRPFVVPEHHYTNAATWTSMCWQACGILAPMMGGFLLAHLDLDITFAVIVALFLIGSMALWCLQKRDFPQLQTESITQSLKDALQFIFKTKIIFWAMFLDLGSVFFGGIIALLPIFAQDILHVGADGFGLLRAAPAFGGLIMMLILVRYPPKSRPWQIMLIAVTGFALCTLLFAVTRHLYFSIAVLIIMGACDSINIIIRQTILQLIPPKDMLGRVAAINGIFVTSSNELGALQSSVMTRFFSVVPAMLIGGSLSLFCVLLTKIKTKDLLKFRF, from the coding sequence ATGTCTTCTGCTGTACCTCATTCTGCTTTTGCTGCATTTGCCAGTCGTGACTTTAAGTTATTGACCGTCAATCAATGCTGCCTAACGTTTGCGGTGCTGATTCAAGAAGTGCTGGTGGCCTTTCATCTCTATCAAATCACCAAGAATCCGCTCATTCTCGGCTTGGTCGGAATCATGGATTTCTTGCCTTTCCTCGCCCTGTCTTTATGGGGAGGTTATATTGCTGACCGCTTTAATCGGCAGCGTATTTTGCAAATCAGTTTTAGCTTTGCCATTCCCCTGTCGATTGGCTTATGGATCTGCTTTGACCTGTATAATACCCAGACGCTCAGTGCCAATGTCTTGCTGATTGCAACTTTCAGTATTCTGTTTTTATTTGGCTGTATTCGCGGTATTTATAGCCCCTGCTTTAATTCTTTACGTCCTTTTGTCGTCCCTGAACATCATTATACCAATGCAGCGACATGGACCAGCATGTGCTGGCAAGCTTGCGGCATACTAGCACCCATGATGGGCGGTTTCCTGTTGGCTCATCTCGATTTGGATATTACTTTTGCTGTGATTGTGGCACTTTTTCTGATCGGTAGTATGGCACTGTGGTGCTTGCAGAAACGCGATTTCCCGCAGCTGCAAACCGAATCGATAACTCAAAGTCTAAAAGACGCACTACAATTTATTTTTAAAACCAAAATTATTTTTTGGGCGATGTTTCTCGATCTCGGCTCTGTTTTCTTTGGCGGCATCATCGCACTGCTGCCCATTTTTGCCCAAGATATTTTGCATGTCGGTGCCGATGGTTTTGGTCTATTACGCGCTGCGCCTGCATTTGGTGGCTTGATCATGATGCTGATCTTGGTGCGTTACCCGCCCAAATCCAGACCATGGCAGATCATGCTGATTGCCGTCACAGGCTTTGCACTATGTACCTTGTTATTTGCTGTTACCAGACACCTCTATTTTTCCATCGCAGTTCTCATTATTATGGGGGCATGTGACAGCATCAACATAATTATTCGTCAAACTATACTGCAATTGATTCCACCCAAAGACATGCTTGGACGTGTCGCTGCCATTAATGGCATCTTTGTCACGTCCAGTAATGAGCTGGGCGCATTGCAGTCCAGTGTGATGACACGCTTTTTCAGCGTGGTTCCAGCAATGTTGATTGGTGGTTCACTGTCTTTGTTCTGTGTACTACTGACCAAGATCAAAACCAAAGATTTATTGAAGTTTCGTTTTTAA